One Serratia liquefaciens genomic window, GAGCATGATAATGCGGCCAGGCAATCCGGCGTTGGTCAGGATCTGCAGCGGCAGCCAGGTCGATTTACCGGCGCCGGTCGGCGCATGCAGCAGGACCTGCGGAGCGGATTGCAGCGCAGTGAGCAATTCATCAAGAACCGCGCTGACGGGCAGTGAAGACACAGAACTCTCCGTAGTGGTTAACATTGGACGGCGCACATTGTAGCATTAGACTCTGCGTTTCATTTACTTGCCGGGTATCTATGTCCAGTTCGCGCCGCCTGTTTTTCGCCCTGACCTTGCCTGATGCGCTACAGCAGCAGGTGATCCGCTGGCGTGCCGATGCCTTTACGTCGGAAGCAGGTCGGCCGGTCGCGGCCGCCAACTTGCACCTGACGTTGGCCTTTCTCGGCGACGTCACGGCGCAAAAAGAAACGGCGTTGAAAAAGCTGGCCGGTCGCATCAGTCAACCCGGTTTCAGCATGGTGCTCGATGATCTCGGTCACTGGCCGCGTCCCGGCGTCGTTTGGCTTGGCACCCGGCGCGCACCACGTGGGCTGTTGCAACTGGCGGAATTGCTGCGCTCGCAGGCGGCGCGCAGCGGTTGCTACCAAAGCCCGATGCCGTTTCATCCGCACATCACCCTGCTGCGCTGCGCGACCCAACCGGTCGCCATACCGCCCGCAACGCCGGGCTGGCACTTCAGCGCCAACGAATTCGCCTTATACCAGTCAGTCTTTGAAAACGGCCGCACGCGTTATCAGATGCTTGAACAATGGCCCTTAGCCCATCAGGACACCCCATGATTTTTACGCCCCCCCTGCGCCATGCCACGCTGATTAAACGTTACAAACGCTTTCTGGCGGACGTCGTCACGCCAGAAGGGGAAACCTTCACGCTGCACTGCGCCAATACCGGGGCCATGACCGGCTGTGCTACCCCCGGCGACACCGTTTGGTATTCCACCTCGGATAATGCCAAACGCAAATACGCCCACAGCTGGGAACTGACGCATACCCAACAGGGGGACTGGATCTGCGTAAATACCCTGCGTGCCAATGGGCTGGTGCGCGAGGCAATCGAACAGAATCTAATCAATGAATTATCCGGTTACAGTAAAATCAGCAGCGAAGTAAAATATGGCAGTGAAAATAGCCGTATCGATTTGTTATTACAGGCAGAAAATCGAGCCAACTGCTATATTGAAGTTAAGTCAGTCACATTACTGCAACAACAACGTGGTTACTTTCCTGATGCGGTAACGCTCAGAGGACAGAAACACTTGCGTGAGTTGCAAAGCGTGGTTGAAAGCGGGCAACGGGCGGTATTGTTCTTTGCTGTGTTACATAGCGGTATTGAGCAGGTCGCACCGGCACATCATATAGATGAGCGTTATGCGGCACTGTTGGCACAGGTTCAGCAGTTGGGCGTAGAAGTGGTTTGTTATGGGGCTAAATTATCACCTGACGGTATATCTCTCTGCGATAAGTTACCGTTTTTTATCGATTAGCGCTGACCGGGTACAAATAATCCGACTACCGGTTATCGCGTCGCCAAATACGCCTTCCTTCACACCATTGTCAAGCAGGCGACAGGAATAATTGCCAACCTACTCCCCATCTGGTATTTATAGCGGCCTGTTTTTCCCCCGCATTGGGGATTCGATAGTGCGTGTGTATGTAGGAGAAGCAACATGCAAGAAGGGCAAACCCGTAAAACCTCGTCCTTGAGCATTCTCGCCATCGCTGGGGTGGAGCCGTACCAAGAGAAGCCGGGCGAAGAGTACATGAACGACGCCCAGTTGTCGCATTTCAAGCGCATTCTTGAAGCATGGCGCAACCAGCTCAGGGATGAAGTGGACCGTACTGTATCGCATATGCAGGATGAGGCAGCAAACTTCCCTGACCCGGCCGACCGTGCCACTCAGGAAGAAGAATTCAGCCTTGAACTGCGTAACCGCGATCGCGAACGCAAACTGATCAAAAAGATCGAGAAAACGCTGCGAAAAGTAGAAGACGAAGATTTCGGCTACTGCGAATCCTGCGGCGTGGAGATTGGCATTCGTCGCCTTGAAGCGCGTCCGACTGCCGATTTGTGCATCGACTGCAAGACTCTGGCCGAAATCCGCGAAAAGCAGATGGCCGGCTAATACAGTTGTTATCGCTGCGGCGTGCGCGTCAGTGTGCGCCGCACAGAGAAAAGGGAAAGTTTCCCCTCTGATATGCAAGAAAGACATTATGTGGGGCGCTTTGCCCCATCGCCTTCCGGGGATCTGCATTTCGGTTCGCTGATTGCCGCTCTGGGAAGCTACCTCCAGGCTCGTGCCCAACACGGGCAATGGCTGGTTCGCATTGAAGATATCGATCCCCCGCGCGAAGTCGCCGGTGCGGCCGATCGTATCTTATCCGCTCTGGAACACTATGGTCTCCACTGGGACGGCCAGGTCATCTATCAATCCCAACGTCACGAAGCCTACCGCGCCACTCTGGAACACCTGCACCAGCAGGGGCTCAGCTATTTCTGCAACTGTACCCGCAGTCGTATCCAGCAGATTGGCGGTTTGTATGATGGCCATTGTCGTGCCTTGAATCTCGGCCCGCAGGGCGCCGCCATCCGTTTACGCCAATCCAGCCCGGTTTATGCCTTTCACGATCGCCTGCAAGGCGAGTTGCAGGCCGATCCGGCGTTGGCGCGCGAAGACTTTATTATCCGTCGACGCGATGGGCTGTTCGCTTATAACCTGGCGGTGGTGGTTGATGACCATTTTCAGGGCGTGACCGAAATCGTGCGCGGTGCCGATCTTATCGAACCTACCGTGCGCCAGATTGCGTTGTACCGTCAGTTGCAGGCGCCGGTGCCCGCCTATGTGCATCTGCCGCTGGCGCTGGGCGCCAACGGCATCAAATTGTCGAAGCAAAACCATGCGCCCGCGCTGCCCGCAGGCGATCCTCGCCCGGTGCTGGTTGCCGCACTGAAGTTTCTGCGCCAACCGCTGCCGGAAAGCTGGCAAGATCTTGACCTGCCGTTATTATTGAGCTGGGCGATCGCACACTGGAAGCTGGATAATGTGCCGCGTCAGGAGGCTATTCCCCTGGACGAAAACACATCAGCATTCTCAAAAGAGCCATGGTGAGCTATGATTAGCCGCTATTTTTTGTTAGCGCCATTTTTTTCAGACACTATCGAGGTGTACCATTTTTACCCGAGTAGCCAATTTCTGCCGTAAGGTGCTAACCCGCGATGACAAGCTGCCGCGTGACGATGCGCCGGTCAGCGATACAAACGTAGTCCGCGAAGAAAGCGCGGTGGCTGCGAAGCCGTCTGCGCCGCAGCAACGTTCCGCCGATCGCGGCAGAGATACTCCTGCCCGCCGGCAGGCACCGCGTAAACGCCCACCTTTTCCTGCCGCAGAGGGAACCGGCTCAATGACCGTTATCCCGCGCGATCAGCACTCTATCTCACGTAAAGACATCAGTGAGAACGCGCTGAAGGTGCTGTACCGCCTGAATAAATCCGGCTTCGAAGCTTATCTGGTCGGCGGCGGTGTACGTGACCTGCTGCTGGGCAAAAAGCCGAAAGATTTCGACATCACCACCAACGCCACACCGGAGCAAGTGCGCAAGCTGTTCCGCAACTGCCGCCTGGTAGGTCGCCGTTTCCGTTTGGCGCACGTGATGTTCGGGCCGGAAATCATCGAGGTTGCCACCTTCCGTGGTCATCACGAACAGCAAACGCCGGAATCTGACAAGAACTCTTCCCAGCAGGCCCAAAACGGCATGCTGCTGCGCGACAACATTTTCGGTTCGATCGAAGAAGATGCCCAGCGTCGCGACTTCACCATCAACAGCCTGTATTACGGCGTGGCGGACTTCACCCTGCGTGATTACGTCGATGGTCTGCGCGACCTGAAGCAGGGCGTGATTCGTCTGATCGGCGATCCGGAAACCCGCTACCGCGAAGACCCGGTGCGCATGTTGCGCGCGGTGCGCTTTGCCGCCAAGCTGGACATGACCATCAGTGACGAAACCGCCGAGCCGATCCCGCGCCTGGCCTCGCTGCTGCATGAGATCCCGCCGGCGCGCCTGTTTGAAGAGTCGCTGAAACTGCTGCAGGCAGGCTACGGTTACCCAACCTATCTGAAGCTGTGTGAATATCAGCTGTTCCAGCCGTTGTTCCCGCAAATCGCACGTCACTTCACTCCGACCCATGACACGCCAATGGAGCGTATTCTGGTTCAGGTGCTGAAGAACACCGACCACCGTCTGCAAAACGACATGCGCGTCAATCCGGCATTCCTGTTTGCTGCTATGCTTTGGTATCCGCTGCTGGAACATGCGCAGAAACTGGCGCAGGAAAGCGGTCTGGCGTACTACGACGCCTTCGCACTGGCCATGAATGACGTGCTGGACGAGCAATGCCGTTCATTGGCGATCCCGAAACGCATTACCACGCTGGTTCGCGATATCTGGCAGCTGCAGCTGCGGCTGTCTCGCCGTCAGGGCAAGCGCGCGCACAAGCTGATGGAACACCCGAAATTCCGCGCCGCTTACGATCTGCTGGCGCTGCGTGCCGAAGTGGAAGAAAACCAGGATATGTTGCGTCTGACCGAATGGTGGGGCGAGTTCCAGGAAGCCACCCCGGCGCGCCAAAAAAACATGTTGAGTACCTTGGGTGACGATCCGGCGCCGCGCCGCACGCGTCAACGCCGCCCTCGCCGTCGGACGCCGCGTAAAGAAGGGGAATAATGATCCGCGTTTATATCGCGCTGGGCAGTAACCTGGCGCATCCGCTGCAACAGGTCAAGGCCGCACTGGAAGCGCTGGAGCATCTCCCGCGCACCCGGTTGATCCTTTGTTCTTCGTTTTACCGCACCAAGCCGCTGGGGCCGCAAAACCAGCCTGACTTTCTCAATGCGGTGGTGGCGCTGGATACCTTGCTGCCTGCGGAACAACTGCTGGATCACACCCAGGCGATAGAACGCAATCAGGGCCGCGTGCGCAAAGATGAGCGCTGGGGCCCACGTACCCTCGATTTAGACATCATGCTGTACGGCGATCAGGTTATTCATACCGATCGCCTGACGGTGCCGCATTACGGCCTGAAAGAACGCGAGTTCATGCTCTACCCGCTGGCGGAAATCGCTCCTGACCTGATTTTCCCGGACGGCGAGTCGCTGACCAGTTGCCTGAAGCGCGTGTCGAAAAACGGCATGGAACTCTGGCATAAACCCAAGTAAACGCCAGAGTCGGGCGCAGTTCATATACAGTGCCCTTACAGCACCACCTGCGCGACAAATCCCCCGTCCGACCGATTGGCAAAGCTGACACGCAAGCCATGCAGGCCAGCGATACGCTGCACAATAGATAATCCCAGCCCGCTCCCGGTTTGTTCCTGCCCTGGAGGGCGATAAAAACGTTCCCCCAGGCGAGCCAGGTGTTCCTCCGTCACGCCCGGGCCATCGTCTTCGACCCTCAGCATCCGCTCTGTCAGCCTCACCGTAACGGTACCGCCTGCCGGCGTGTAACGCACTGCGTTATCCACCAGATTGCGTACCAGCAGCGACAGCAGCAGCGCTTGTCCCTGCAACGGCGGTGGTGTGCCCTGCTGTTCATAGCGCAGCGTGACGCCTGCGGCATGGGCATGACGATCCTGTTCCGCCAGGGTCATCGGCACCAGTTGCCCCCAGTCGACCGCTTCCAGCTCGGCCAGATCGGACAGTGAATCCAGCCGCGAAAGCGTCAGCAGCTGATCCACCAGCCGGGTCGCGCGATCGATACTCACCGTCAGGTTTTCCAGCGCATGCTCGCGCATCTGTTCGTCATCACCGGCCAGTTGCACCACTTCCGTCTGCACCCGCAGCGCCGCCAGCGGGCTGCGCAGCTCATGGGCCGCATCGGAGGTAAAACGCCGCTCACGCA contains:
- the sfsA gene encoding DNA/RNA nuclease SfsA codes for the protein MIFTPPLRHATLIKRYKRFLADVVTPEGETFTLHCANTGAMTGCATPGDTVWYSTSDNAKRKYAHSWELTHTQQGDWICVNTLRANGLVREAIEQNLINELSGYSKISSEVKYGSENSRIDLLLQAENRANCYIEVKSVTLLQQQRGYFPDAVTLRGQKHLRELQSVVESGQRAVLFFAVLHSGIEQVAPAHHIDERYAALLAQVQQLGVEVVCYGAKLSPDGISLCDKLPFFID
- the folK gene encoding 2-amino-4-hydroxy-6-hydroxymethyldihydropteridine diphosphokinase, with product MIRVYIALGSNLAHPLQQVKAALEALEHLPRTRLILCSSFYRTKPLGPQNQPDFLNAVVALDTLLPAEQLLDHTQAIERNQGRVRKDERWGPRTLDLDIMLYGDQVIHTDRLTVPHYGLKEREFMLYPLAEIAPDLIFPDGESLTSCLKRVSKNGMELWHKPK
- the thpR gene encoding RNA 2',3'-cyclic phosphodiesterase, with amino-acid sequence MSSSRRLFFALTLPDALQQQVIRWRADAFTSEAGRPVAAANLHLTLAFLGDVTAQKETALKKLAGRISQPGFSMVLDDLGHWPRPGVVWLGTRRAPRGLLQLAELLRSQAARSGCYQSPMPFHPHITLLRCATQPVAIPPATPGWHFSANEFALYQSVFENGRTRYQMLEQWPLAHQDTP
- the gluQRS gene encoding tRNA glutamyl-Q(34) synthetase GluQRS, which codes for MQERHYVGRFAPSPSGDLHFGSLIAALGSYLQARAQHGQWLVRIEDIDPPREVAGAADRILSALEHYGLHWDGQVIYQSQRHEAYRATLEHLHQQGLSYFCNCTRSRIQQIGGLYDGHCRALNLGPQGAAIRLRQSSPVYAFHDRLQGELQADPALAREDFIIRRRDGLFAYNLAVVVDDHFQGVTEIVRGADLIEPTVRQIALYRQLQAPVPAYVHLPLALGANGIKLSKQNHAPALPAGDPRPVLVAALKFLRQPLPESWQDLDLPLLLSWAIAHWKLDNVPRQEAIPLDENTSAFSKEPW
- the dksA gene encoding RNA polymerase-binding protein DksA, with amino-acid sequence MQEGQTRKTSSLSILAIAGVEPYQEKPGEEYMNDAQLSHFKRILEAWRNQLRDEVDRTVSHMQDEAANFPDPADRATQEEEFSLELRNRDRERKLIKKIEKTLRKVEDEDFGYCESCGVEIGIRRLEARPTADLCIDCKTLAEIREKQMAG
- the pcnB gene encoding polynucleotide adenylyltransferase PcnB, with the translated sequence MFTRVANFCRKVLTRDDKLPRDDAPVSDTNVVREESAVAAKPSAPQQRSADRGRDTPARRQAPRKRPPFPAAEGTGSMTVIPRDQHSISRKDISENALKVLYRLNKSGFEAYLVGGGVRDLLLGKKPKDFDITTNATPEQVRKLFRNCRLVGRRFRLAHVMFGPEIIEVATFRGHHEQQTPESDKNSSQQAQNGMLLRDNIFGSIEEDAQRRDFTINSLYYGVADFTLRDYVDGLRDLKQGVIRLIGDPETRYREDPVRMLRAVRFAAKLDMTISDETAEPIPRLASLLHEIPPARLFEESLKLLQAGYGYPTYLKLCEYQLFQPLFPQIARHFTPTHDTPMERILVQVLKNTDHRLQNDMRVNPAFLFAAMLWYPLLEHAQKLAQESGLAYYDAFALAMNDVLDEQCRSLAIPKRITTLVRDIWQLQLRLSRRQGKRAHKLMEHPKFRAAYDLLALRAEVEENQDMLRLTEWWGEFQEATPARQKNMLSTLGDDPAPRRTRQRRPRRRTPRKEGE